The nucleotide window CCGAATCAACCTTAAAAATATTTAATAATCTCACAGATGAATCACTAACAAAAAAAGGTGATGACAATGTACGATCTACCGGAAAACTTGCCTGACACATCACACTTATTCGATAAAAAAATACTTTCAGAATTTAAAACTCACAGCGTAATACTTCTATTTCTAATGTTTATCACTCTAAATCTCAATTCTTTTAATTGGTTTATTGATAGAATTTTTAAGATTTTTGAATAAGCAATTTTCAATATTATTTAATCAAGGGAAAATATTTTTATGGCTGTTATCAGACCCTTTAAAGCACTTAGACCTACAAAAGAAAAATCCCAGCAATTTGCAAGCGTTCCTTATGATGTAGTTAATCGTGAGGAAGCGAAACAATTTGCCAAAGGTAATCCACTTAGTTATCTGCACATCACACGATCAGAAATTGATTTGCCTGATGTAAAAGATGTTTACTCAAAAGAAGTTTATTTAAAAGCAAAAGAAAATCTTAATAAGATAATTGAACAAGCTCCATTAAATGTTGATGAAAAACCACATCTTTATCTGTACAGATTAATTATGGATGGAAGATCACAAACAGGAATTTGTGCAACCTTTTCTGTTGATGATTATGATAATGATGTTATTCTTAAACACGAAAAAACCCGCAAGGTAAAAGAAGATGATCGTACAAATCACATCATTACAACAGAAGCACAAACAGGTGTTGTGTTTTTAACTTATCGCGGAGTTAAAACTGTTAACGAGCTTGTTGATAAAACAATGAAAAGCATAAAGCCCGAATATGATTTTACTGCACCGGATGGAATTCAGCACACAGTTTGGATTATGCCGGATGAAAATATTTTAACGATTGAAAACGAGTTTGCCAAGATTAATAAACTGTATATTGCTGATGGACATCATCGTGCAAAAAGTGCAAGTCGTGCAAGAGAAGAAAAGATGAAAGCAAACCAAAATCATACCGGAAGTGAAGAGTATAATTATTTTATTGCTGTGCTTTTCCCGGCAGATCAGTTAAAGATTCGTCCATACAATCGTGTTGTGTTTGATTTGAATGGATTAAGCAAAGCAGATTTTATGGACTCTGTTGCTGATAAGTTTACTATTACTCCAACTACAGATAAAGAACCCAAAATCAAAAATACTTTTTGTATGTATATTGATAAAGAATGGTTTGAACTTAAACCAAGAGATTCCGTCTTTGCAAGTTTGTCTTTAGAAAAATCGGTTGGAGAAAAACTTGATGTAAGTATTCTTCAAAACTTTTTATTAAATCCTGTACTTGGAATTGATGATTCGCGCACAAATACAAGAATAGATTTTATTGGCGGAATACGCGGAACAAAAGAATTGGAAAAAATTGTTGATTCTGGTAA belongs to Ignavibacteriales bacterium and includes:
- a CDS encoding DUF1015 domain-containing protein — protein: MAVIRPFKALRPTKEKSQQFASVPYDVVNREEAKQFAKGNPLSYLHITRSEIDLPDVKDVYSKEVYLKAKENLNKIIEQAPLNVDEKPHLYLYRLIMDGRSQTGICATFSVDDYDNDVILKHEKTRKVKEDDRTNHIITTEAQTGVVFLTYRGVKTVNELVDKTMKSIKPEYDFTAPDGIQHTVWIMPDENILTIENEFAKINKLYIADGHHRAKSASRAREEKMKANQNHTGSEEYNYFIAVLFPADQLKIRPYNRVVFDLNGLSKADFMDSVADKFTITPTTDKEPKIKNTFCMYIDKEWFELKPRDSVFASLSLEKSVGEKLDVSILQNFLLNPVLGIDDSRTNTRIDFIGGIRGTKELEKIVDSGKAAVAFSFYPAGLDDLMNISDAGEVMPPKSTWFEPKLRDGLLTHLI